In Roseiconus lacunae, a genomic segment contains:
- a CDS encoding undecaprenyl-phosphate glucose phosphotransferase encodes MPVRPLDGRSPISGERRSLDLLQPTLDSIAIVGSLYAVKYVARGGIDDAGIVLGLTAAIVFLIFSKVSGLSRNNARGNANHEVTAIFLTWLTTAMALTMIGFATRYGQVFARSVMFVWIVIAPMMIALCRMLIRIALQSAVDRGYGVRRVAVAGMNELGRQTASNILDEPGLGFSFVGFYDDRTEDRPGQSVSDAKDHFDENGRHQHKHQLAGNLAEMVRHCRENKIDTIMITLPMRAEDRIRFLLDQLSDSTVSVYIVPDFFVFELLHSRWTNMGGLPAVSVFENPLFGVDGAVKRVTDVMLAGAGLLVASIPMTLIALGIKLTSRGPIFFRQKRYGLDGKEILVWKFRSMRVCDNGPVVKQATKDDPRVTPLGRVLRKTSLDELPQLFNVIEGTMSLVGPRPHASAHNEQYRGLIRGYMLRHKVKPGITGLAQVNGCRGETETIDKMEERVQWDHQYIRRWSIWLDLKILFKTVMVVWKQDTAY; translated from the coding sequence ATGCCAGTTCGACCGCTTGATGGTCGTTCGCCGATTTCCGGTGAGCGACGATCATTGGATCTTCTTCAACCCACCTTGGATTCGATCGCAATCGTCGGATCGTTATACGCGGTCAAATACGTCGCACGTGGCGGAATCGATGATGCAGGAATCGTACTCGGCTTGACCGCCGCAATCGTGTTCCTGATCTTTTCTAAAGTCTCGGGGCTGTCACGAAACAACGCGCGCGGCAACGCAAATCACGAAGTCACGGCGATCTTTTTGACGTGGCTGACAACCGCGATGGCTTTGACAATGATTGGTTTCGCCACTCGATATGGCCAAGTTTTCGCACGGAGTGTCATGTTCGTCTGGATCGTCATCGCCCCGATGATGATCGCGCTTTGCCGGATGCTTATCCGCATCGCACTGCAATCGGCGGTCGATCGCGGATATGGCGTTCGCCGAGTCGCCGTCGCCGGAATGAACGAACTCGGTCGTCAAACCGCTTCGAATATCTTGGACGAACCCGGCCTAGGATTCAGCTTCGTCGGGTTCTACGACGATCGGACCGAGGACCGACCAGGGCAGTCAGTGTCCGATGCCAAGGATCACTTTGATGAAAACGGTCGTCATCAACACAAACATCAACTAGCCGGCAACCTTGCCGAGATGGTGCGTCATTGCCGCGAGAACAAGATCGACACCATCATGATTACCCTACCGATGCGAGCCGAAGATCGCATTCGGTTTCTGCTCGACCAATTGAGTGATTCGACGGTCTCGGTTTACATCGTTCCAGATTTCTTTGTCTTTGAGTTGTTGCATTCGCGTTGGACAAACATGGGCGGACTGCCCGCAGTTAGTGTTTTCGAAAACCCATTGTTCGGTGTCGATGGTGCGGTCAAGCGGGTGACTGACGTCATGTTGGCCGGGGCCGGACTTTTGGTGGCATCAATCCCTATGACCTTGATCGCGCTCGGCATCAAACTGACCAGTCGGGGCCCCATCTTTTTCCGCCAAAAACGCTACGGACTTGATGGAAAAGAAATACTGGTGTGGAAGTTTCGTTCGATGCGAGTCTGCGACAACGGCCCGGTGGTCAAACAGGCGACCAAAGATGACCCACGTGTCACCCCGCTCGGACGCGTCTTGAGAAAAACGAGCTTGGATGAGTTACCGCAGTTGTTCAACGTCATCGAAGGAACGATGTCATTAGTCGGTCCGCGACCGCACGCGTCGGCGCACAACGAACAATACCGTGGATTGATTCGCGGCTATATGCTTCGTCACAAAGTGAAACCGGGAATCACCGGCTTGGCACAGGTCAACGGTTGCCGCGGCGAAACTGAAACGATTGACAAGATGGAAGAGCGCGTACAGTGGGACCACCAATACATTCGGCGTTGGTCAATCTGGCTCGACTTGAAGATCCTGTTTAAAACCGTGATGGTGGTTTGGAAACAGGACACGGCCTATTAG
- the nadC gene encoding carboxylating nicotinate-nucleotide diphosphorylase, producing MQDYATVTADAALENDVRLLVRLAIAEDLAGAIDWTTVCMVDDDVDGGCQITPRGDGICAGLAILPWIIDEFDADLQSEVFLRDGEPLVPGKPIAKLRGNVRDLLTSERTILNLLSRTCGVATLVRQYVDAIEGSSAHVYDTRKTTPGWRLLEKYAVACGGGRNHRRGLYDGFLIKDNHLQLGGNDGVPMPASEAARKAIQWRGGQVEHLTAPAMVEIEVDSLDQLRDVLPTGPDIVLIDNFSLEDIRSAVQMRNQINTAVELEVSGNVKLDTIVEIAKTGVERISSGALTHQATWLDLGFDWFDTRDKTES from the coding sequence ATGCAAGACTATGCCACCGTGACGGCCGACGCCGCACTCGAGAACGATGTTCGCTTGCTGGTCCGATTGGCAATCGCAGAAGACTTGGCCGGTGCGATCGACTGGACGACGGTTTGCATGGTCGATGATGACGTCGACGGCGGCTGTCAGATCACGCCACGCGGTGACGGAATTTGCGCCGGTCTGGCAATATTGCCATGGATCATCGACGAATTCGACGCCGATCTGCAATCCGAGGTGTTCCTTCGCGATGGAGAGCCGCTCGTCCCCGGAAAGCCAATCGCAAAGCTGCGAGGAAACGTTCGCGATTTGCTGACCAGCGAGCGCACGATCCTGAATTTACTGAGCCGAACCTGCGGAGTCGCCACTCTGGTACGCCAATATGTCGACGCCATCGAAGGATCGTCGGCCCATGTCTACGACACCCGGAAAACGACTCCGGGCTGGCGTTTACTCGAAAAGTACGCCGTCGCCTGTGGGGGAGGACGAAATCATCGCCGCGGTTTATATGATGGCTTTCTCATTAAAGACAACCATTTGCAACTCGGCGGCAACGACGGGGTTCCCATGCCCGCCAGCGAAGCGGCACGAAAAGCGATCCAGTGGCGCGGCGGTCAAGTCGAACACCTCACCGCTCCGGCAATGGTTGAAATTGAAGTCGACTCGTTAGATCAGCTACGCGATGTCTTACCGACCGGCCCTGACATCGTCCTGATCGATAATTTCTCTCTCGAAGACATCCGCTCGGCCGTTCAAATGCGAAACCAAATCAACACGGCGGTCGAACTGGAAGTCTCCGGAAACGTCAAGCTTGACACGATCGTCGAAATCGCCAAAACCGGCGTGGAACGAATTAGCAGCGGAGCCCTCACCCATCAGGCGACTTGGTTGGATTTGGGGTTCGACTGGTTTGACACACGGGACAAGACTGAGAGCTAG
- a CDS encoding ComEA family DNA-binding protein produces MNKRSDLPQPALLNPSVQRMLVRASLGGILLLAAISVAHSLRSRREVRSPAPLRIDLNQAGERELALLPQIGTKTARRIIADREQNGPFGSIQALTRVHGIGEKTVESLVQYISLPESTPLPPTSPSYP; encoded by the coding sequence ATGAACAAGCGATCCGATTTGCCGCAACCCGCTCTTTTGAATCCTTCTGTGCAGCGGATGTTGGTACGGGCCAGCCTGGGCGGAATTCTGTTGTTGGCGGCGATTTCCGTCGCACATTCGTTGCGGTCGCGGCGCGAAGTGCGATCTCCCGCACCATTGCGGATCGACTTAAACCAAGCCGGCGAACGCGAGCTTGCTCTTCTGCCCCAGATCGGAACAAAGACCGCTCGTCGCATCATTGCCGATCGCGAGCAAAACGGTCCGTTCGGTTCGATACAAGCTTTGACGCGAGTTCATGGGATTGGTGAAAAGACGGTCGAATCCTTGGTACAATACATTTCCCTCCCCGAATCAACTCCTCTCCCACCAACCTCGCCATCGTATCCATGA
- a CDS encoding DUF1553 domain-containing protein: MKRLITALAAVAACVSALMLAAICDASESQSLDYATDVRPILADACFHCHGPDEESRAAGLRLDDPDEASAVIDIDDPDASELLKRILETDSDLKMPPPDSGKQLTESQIKLLRKWIEQGAAFQSHWAFTAPVRPTLPIVRQSNWIKNEIDAFVLKRLESEGLSPSPPASTQTLIRRLSLDLTGLPPEPDFVLRWTSRLDQGGEPAYVELVETLLSSQHYGEHWGRLWLDAARYADSDGYEKDKPRQAWFYRDWVIDSLNRDRPYDDFLIRQVAGDLLPGATQDDHVATGFLRNSMVNEEGGADPEQFRMEAMFDRMDAIGKSILGLTIQCSQCHSHKYDPITHDEYYGLFAFLNNTHDAIVPVYTDSEQHQRDRVLQQVADLRKQAKASISDWQPRLMQWAEETANRPQPIWKAIELEFLDQTLGGSKFLHQGDQSYLCQGYAPTNFNPQGTGCFDGKRLTGLRLELLMHPNLPKGGPGRSVDGTWALSEITAEVVLSGQPDRSIPLKFVRAVADRSPEQADLKSRYDNRKKTKRVTGGIEYAIDGDATTAWTNEVDTPQSNIPQIAWFELAEPIEIPEGQHASLTVHLAQRHGGWNSDDNQTFNLGRFRVSVTGDSLPDRSPLPVAIAEILDRPRPQWSEHDIDRLLTHWLPSVDDGKDWHEKIQAAWQSHPNPITQLTLASRKRPRQTSLLDRGDFLSPKHEVQPHVPEFLHELSPSDEPPRLQFARWLASPHSPTTARSMVNRIWQRYFAVGIVETSDDLGTQGSPPSHPLLLDYLATELMANGWSLKSIHRLIVTSATYRQSSDVTEQLLTKDPRNRLLARAARFRVPAETVRDITLSASGLLHPVVGGPSVYPPAPGFLFLPPVSYGPKVWNVETDRDRYRRALYTFRFRSVPYPMLENFDAVPGNLSCVRRSVSNTPMQALTSLNEPVFLECAIALAAKVMRQCADGEGLDRGRIELAFRRCLARAPRDDERRVLESFLRQQRERIQSGELSAEDVLTPGKLLQTEGLDRKELATWSLLCRVILNLDETITRE, from the coding sequence ATGAAGCGTTTGATCACGGCGCTTGCCGCTGTCGCGGCTTGTGTCAGTGCGTTGATGCTGGCCGCAATCTGTGACGCGTCCGAGTCGCAGTCATTGGATTATGCCACTGATGTCCGCCCGATTCTGGCGGACGCATGCTTCCACTGTCACGGACCAGACGAAGAATCCCGCGCCGCGGGATTGCGTTTGGATGATCCCGATGAAGCCTCGGCGGTGATCGATATTGACGATCCCGATGCAAGCGAACTGCTCAAACGGATCCTTGAAACCGACTCCGATTTGAAGATGCCACCGCCGGATTCGGGGAAACAGCTCACTGAATCGCAAATTAAACTCTTACGAAAGTGGATCGAACAGGGAGCGGCGTTTCAATCGCATTGGGCATTTACCGCGCCCGTTCGACCGACCCTCCCCATTGTCCGGCAAAGCAATTGGATCAAGAACGAAATTGATGCGTTTGTGTTGAAGCGGCTCGAGAGCGAAGGACTTTCGCCATCGCCGCCGGCGTCTACACAAACGTTGATTCGCCGACTCTCACTCGACTTGACCGGCTTGCCCCCCGAACCCGATTTCGTCCTTCGATGGACGTCAAGGCTCGATCAAGGTGGAGAACCGGCCTACGTCGAACTAGTCGAAACCCTGCTTAGTAGCCAACACTACGGCGAGCATTGGGGACGTCTGTGGCTCGACGCGGCGCGCTATGCCGATTCGGATGGCTATGAAAAAGACAAACCGCGACAAGCATGGTTTTACCGTGACTGGGTGATCGATTCGCTAAACCGTGATCGCCCCTACGATGATTTTCTTATTCGACAAGTTGCCGGAGATCTCTTACCCGGGGCAACTCAAGATGATCATGTCGCGACGGGATTTTTGCGAAATTCGATGGTCAACGAAGAAGGCGGCGCCGATCCGGAGCAATTTCGGATGGAAGCGATGTTTGACCGCATGGACGCGATCGGTAAGTCGATCCTCGGTTTGACCATCCAGTGTAGCCAGTGTCACTCGCACAAGTACGACCCGATTACCCATGACGAATACTACGGGCTGTTCGCGTTTCTAAATAACACGCACGACGCGATCGTTCCCGTCTATACCGATTCTGAACAACATCAGCGTGACCGTGTTCTACAGCAAGTTGCGGACTTGCGAAAACAAGCCAAAGCTTCGATCAGCGATTGGCAACCGCGGTTGATGCAGTGGGCCGAGGAAACTGCGAATCGACCTCAGCCAATTTGGAAAGCGATCGAGCTTGAGTTCCTCGACCAAACGTTGGGAGGATCGAAATTCCTGCACCAGGGTGACCAATCTTATCTGTGCCAAGGTTACGCGCCGACCAACTTCAATCCCCAAGGCACCGGATGCTTCGACGGGAAACGCCTGACAGGGTTGCGTTTGGAGTTGCTCATGCATCCGAATCTCCCCAAGGGCGGTCCAGGACGGAGCGTGGACGGGACATGGGCACTCAGTGAAATCACCGCCGAAGTGGTACTCTCGGGGCAGCCCGATCGATCGATCCCACTGAAGTTTGTCCGTGCCGTCGCGGATCGATCACCCGAACAAGCGGACCTCAAATCTCGCTATGACAATCGTAAGAAAACGAAACGAGTCACCGGGGGGATCGAATACGCAATCGACGGCGACGCGACGACGGCTTGGACTAACGAAGTCGATACGCCACAAAGTAACATTCCGCAAATCGCGTGGTTTGAACTCGCCGAACCGATTGAGATTCCCGAGGGGCAGCATGCCAGCCTGACGGTGCATCTCGCTCAGCGGCACGGCGGATGGAATAGTGATGACAACCAAACCTTCAATCTTGGTCGGTTCCGAGTTTCCGTGACCGGTGATTCGCTGCCGGATCGATCACCACTGCCAGTTGCGATCGCCGAAATCTTAGATCGCCCACGTCCACAATGGTCGGAGCACGACATCGACCGATTGTTGACACATTGGTTACCTTCCGTTGATGACGGTAAGGATTGGCACGAAAAGATCCAAGCGGCATGGCAAAGTCACCCCAATCCGATCACGCAGTTAACGCTGGCTAGTCGAAAACGACCTCGCCAAACCTCGCTTCTCGATCGTGGTGATTTCCTCAGTCCGAAACACGAGGTTCAACCGCATGTTCCGGAGTTTTTGCATGAGCTATCGCCTTCCGATGAGCCGCCACGATTGCAATTTGCCCGCTGGCTCGCTTCGCCGCATTCGCCCACGACCGCTCGGTCAATGGTGAATCGGATTTGGCAACGCTACTTTGCCGTCGGTATCGTGGAAACCAGTGACGACTTGGGAACACAGGGCTCGCCACCCTCGCACCCGCTGTTGCTCGATTACTTGGCGACCGAGTTGATGGCGAATGGCTGGAGTTTGAAGTCGATTCATCGACTGATCGTGACCAGTGCGACATACCGGCAGTCGTCCGACGTCACCGAGCAGTTGCTGACGAAGGATCCACGAAATCGCTTACTCGCACGAGCGGCTCGTTTTCGGGTTCCCGCCGAAACCGTTCGCGACATCACGCTATCCGCGAGCGGGTTATTGCACCCGGTTGTTGGCGGACCGAGTGTCTATCCACCCGCACCCGGGTTTTTGTTTCTTCCTCCGGTAAGCTATGGCCCCAAAGTTTGGAACGTCGAAACCGATCGTGATCGCTATCGCCGCGCCCTCTACACGTTTCGGTTTCGAAGCGTCCCGTATCCGATGTTGGAAAACTTTGACGCCGTACCCGGTAATCTGTCGTGCGTACGGCGCAGCGTCAGTAATACGCCGATGCAGGCACTGACTTCGCTTAATGAGCCGGTGTTCCTTGAATGCGCGATTGCTTTGGCGGCGAAAGTGATGCGTCAATGTGCCGACGGTGAAGGACTCGATCGTGGCAGAATCGAACTGGCGTTTCGGCGATGTCTTGCCCGGGCGCCCCGCGACGATGAACGCCGTGTGTTGGAAAGCTTTCTCCGACAGCAACGGGAGCGAATACAGTCCGGCGAGCTTTCCGCAGAGGACGTTTTGACTCCCGGCAAATTACTACAAACCGAAGGCTTGGACCGCAAAGAGCTGGCCACTTGGTCGCTGCTTTGTCGCGTCATCCTGAATCTCGACGAAACAATCACACGAGAGTAA